The Patescibacteria group bacterium genome segment AACAAACTGGACAAATGTTTGACATAGATTTGGTGGCAAAGTTAGTTATTGTCCCAAATTATGTCATTAATCCCATATTTAAGCACTAAAAGAACGAACGACTGGTGGCAAAGTTAGTTATTACCCTAAAAATAAAAAAACGGATTTCAGAATGATCCGTTTTTGTTTTGGAAAAAATAAACTATTTAATTTGTTTTGGAGGTGCTAAAGTTTTTGTTTTTTCTGGAATAAAAAATGAAATAACGAAAATAATAATACTAATACTTGTCAATATTATGCCTTCAATTAAATATGGTTTAATGAAAACTATTTTGAGATTATTTAAAACATCTAATGCAATTTGAGCGAAATTTTGTGAGCCTAATGAAATAAATTTTGATGGATCTAAAAATCTGGCAATCAAATAAATAAAAAGATATGTTAATCCTAAACTAAAAAATAGATATGCTGGCAAATGTAATTTTCCGCGATTATTTTGTTTGAAAAGAATTATTAAAAGTAAATACAATAATGAAAATCCAAAAAGAACAAATGCGATGATTGGCAAAATAGCAATAACTGGTTGAAAGAATAATATCGAACCAGGAATTGGTAGAGAATAAGTTTGTGGGATAATTCCTTGTGGAAAAATATCAAGAGGAATATTATATTTGCCTAAAAAATCTTTTTGAAAATCAGACAGATCAATGACAATTATTTTTTTGCCTTTTCTTAAAACATCAATAAAGAAAAAATCGATGGTTGGTTCAATTGTCTTTTGAATTGTTTCTTTGGAAACTTTAATTTTGACGATTTGTGTTATATTTGAATTCTTCTCTTTTGATAAACTTGATAGAATTTGACTAATGTCAATTTGTGATAAGCGTTCATAGGCGTTTGCATCATTTAAAGCTTTTTTGTAAACATCTGGCGAAAGCATTGTGTAGCTGATATTTAAAAGCAAAAAAGCAAGACCTAATGTCGGTAAAAAAAATATAGATGCGATGACTAATAAAAATCTTTTCATAAAATAACATTTAACTTTTAACAATTAACATTTAACTATATTGTAGCAGATTTTTGTGGTAAAATAAATTTATGAAAAATTATGCATCAAGTAAAACTCATCATGGAAAAACGGCCTATCGAACATCGCATCGATTAAGAGTTGCTCCGCCTGAAAAATTAAAAAGAGAATATATTAAGACGAAACGATTTGGAAAAAAGGTCGGTTAGATTTAGTTTAATTATGATAAAAAAGTATGGCTTCTAGACTTTAAAAATTTATCAATTTATTATGGAAAATGTAACTTTTATAACTGGTAATCAAAACAAAGCAGATTATTTATCAAAATATCTTGGACATCCAGTAGATCATATAAAGCTTGATTTAGATGAAATTCAATCGACAGATCTTAAAGAAATTGTTGAGCACAAAGTTCGACAAGCTTATGAAAAAATAAAGAAACCAGTTATTGTTGAAGACGTTTCTTTAGAATTTGTTGCTCTTGGTGGATTGCCTGGACCTTTTATTAAATTTTTTGTGGAGAAAGTTCCCTTCGATGTAATTTGTTCGATGATTAATGGACAGACGAGAAAGGCAATTGCGAGATGTGTTTTTGGTTATTTTGATGGTAAAGATTTGAAATTATTTGAAAGTAGTTTGGATGGTGAAATTGCTAAAATTCCATCAGGAAAAAATGGTTATGGATGGGACAGGATGTTTATTCCGCAAGGATATGCAGTTACAAGAGCGTCACTTAGCGAAGAAGACGATAAGAAAACTTATTTACAAATTAAACCATTTGCAAAATTGAAAGAATATTTAGAATCAAAAGTAGGATATTAGTTTTATTGTTTCATTGTTAAATTGTTTTATTGTTTAACTAAAAAATATGTCAAAACAAAATTTTACAGTTGAAGAAGCTAAACAAATTGGCGAGCAATTAGAAATTGATTGGAC includes the following:
- a CDS encoding non-canonical purine NTP pyrophosphatase encodes the protein MENVTFITGNQNKADYLSKYLGHPVDHIKLDLDEIQSTDLKEIVEHKVRQAYEKIKKPVIVEDVSLEFVALGGLPGPFIKFFVEKVPFDVICSMINGQTRKAIARCVFGYFDGKDLKLFESSLDGEIAKIPSGKNGYGWDRMFIPQGYAVTRASLSEEDDKKTYLQIKPFAKLKEYLESKVGY